From a region of the Paenibacillus sp. FSL R10-2734 genome:
- a CDS encoding extracellular solute-binding protein — protein MNKVKHLALSLVAIMLVGSLAACGGNNAENNASSKNTGNNAASTSEPAKDEGTEPAEKVELSFWTLGNVNYEDLAKEYTKEHPNVTIKVQNTGDQTAHHNNLTTALSAGSGAPDIFQLEIGFMERFINAQDKFYNLNDLGAKDIQANYLDWKWKQASSVDGSFQLGLPTDIGPTVVYYRTDLAEAAGLPSDPEGFGATIDTWDKFATVAKAFKEKTGKTFVDLTDLTFNALRDQSADEIYFSKADGSFIGDTNPQVRKAYDFTVKGIQEGWISNVLLWSPEWGQGMNDGSFAVVMGPAWMAGNIKSNAPDSSGKWKIAQLPEGAGNWGGSFLTLPKEGKHSKEAYDFIAWMDNKDNQLESFKTKGLMPSIPALYEDPAFVDFKDEFFGGQQTAVEFGKAANRVKPVYYGPLHDQTDTFFKNALKNVLEKKADPAKEWDEAVKQAKTLAERS, from the coding sequence ATGAATAAAGTAAAACACTTGGCACTTTCGTTAGTCGCTATCATGCTCGTAGGTTCACTGGCAGCATGCGGAGGCAACAACGCCGAGAACAATGCATCAAGTAAAAATACAGGTAACAACGCAGCAAGCACAAGTGAGCCGGCGAAAGATGAGGGTACAGAGCCTGCTGAGAAAGTCGAGCTTTCTTTCTGGACACTAGGCAACGTGAACTATGAGGATTTAGCGAAGGAATACACGAAGGAACATCCTAACGTTACGATCAAGGTGCAAAATACTGGTGACCAAACGGCTCACCATAATAATTTGACCACTGCGTTATCGGCAGGATCCGGTGCACCTGATATTTTCCAACTTGAAATCGGTTTCATGGAGCGTTTTATCAATGCACAGGATAAATTCTATAACCTGAATGATCTCGGGGCCAAAGATATTCAAGCGAACTATTTGGATTGGAAATGGAAACAAGCTTCTTCCGTAGATGGCAGCTTCCAGCTTGGACTTCCTACAGATATCGGCCCAACGGTTGTATATTACCGGACAGATTTGGCTGAAGCAGCCGGATTGCCAAGTGACCCGGAAGGCTTCGGTGCAACGATTGATACTTGGGATAAATTTGCCACTGTAGCCAAGGCATTTAAGGAAAAGACAGGCAAGACATTTGTAGATCTTACTGATCTTACATTTAACGCATTACGTGACCAATCCGCGGATGAAATCTACTTCAGCAAAGCAGACGGAAGCTTTATCGGAGATACAAATCCGCAAGTCCGCAAAGCTTATGATTTCACGGTTAAAGGTATCCAAGAAGGCTGGATCAGCAATGTTTTGCTCTGGTCTCCTGAATGGGGCCAAGGGATGAACGACGGATCATTTGCAGTAGTCATGGGACCTGCTTGGATGGCAGGAAACATCAAGAGTAACGCCCCTGATTCCTCTGGCAAATGGAAAATCGCACAGCTTCCCGAAGGTGCTGGTAACTGGGGTGGTTCGTTCCTAACACTGCCTAAAGAAGGCAAACACTCGAAAGAAGCCTATGACTTCATCGCTTGGATGGATAACAAGGACAATCAACTGGAATCATTCAAAACAAAAGGACTTATGCCTTCCATTCCTGCGCTGTACGAAGACCCTGCATTCGTTGATTTCAAGGATGAATTCTTCGGTGGACAACAAACAGCAGTTGAATTTGGTAAGGCAGCAAATCGTGTAAAACCTGTATACTATGGCCCACTTCATGACCAAACCGATACCTTCTTCAAAAATGCACTGAAAAACGTGCTGGAGAAAAAGGCTGATCCGGCTAAAGAGTGGGATGAAGCTGTAAAACAAGCGAAGACATTGGCTGAACGTAGCTAA
- a CDS encoding fatty acid desaturase, producing the protein MTTKETSQLSSLKKSVAPYEKNDRNASIRQLINTLGPLVLLWGGAYFSLSISYWLTLLLAIPAAGFVIRTFIIFHDCTHGSFFKNRRANDIIGTITGVLTLVPYRQWKHSHSIHHASSSNLDKRGIGDIWIMTVDEYAAASFWKRLYYRIYRNPLVMFGIGPIAVFMIQYRFNAKGARRKERMNTYLTNVSIAALYGLLIWAIGWQAFIMVQLPIAFVSGFLGIWLFYVQHQFEDSYFENESEWSYVMAAVEGSSYYKLPKLLQWITGNIGFHHVHHLSPKVPNYNLEKAHNATPPLQKATTITLSSSLKALHFRLWDEENKCFIGFKEVKSRLSKPKVAGEVLQVHKTRLQGE; encoded by the coding sequence ATGACTACGAAAGAGACATCACAGCTCTCCAGTCTTAAAAAGAGTGTAGCCCCTTACGAGAAAAACGATCGCAATGCGAGCATAAGACAGCTCATTAATACTTTAGGACCACTTGTGCTGTTATGGGGCGGAGCTTATTTCTCTTTATCCATTTCCTACTGGCTCACCCTTCTGTTGGCCATTCCTGCAGCAGGATTTGTTATTCGAACTTTTATTATTTTCCATGATTGTACGCATGGATCGTTCTTTAAGAACCGTAGAGCGAATGACATTATCGGAACCATTACAGGTGTATTAACACTTGTTCCTTATCGGCAGTGGAAGCATAGTCATTCCATTCATCATGCCAGCTCCAGTAACCTCGATAAAAGAGGGATTGGCGATATATGGATTATGACTGTCGACGAATATGCAGCAGCTTCATTCTGGAAACGTCTATATTACCGGATTTATCGTAATCCGCTCGTGATGTTCGGTATTGGTCCAATTGCTGTTTTTATGATTCAATATCGCTTTAATGCAAAAGGGGCCAGACGTAAAGAGCGGATGAATACTTATTTAACGAATGTATCTATCGCAGCTCTCTATGGTTTGCTTATTTGGGCGATCGGCTGGCAAGCCTTTATCATGGTACAATTGCCTATAGCTTTTGTATCCGGATTTCTCGGGATATGGTTGTTCTATGTTCAGCATCAGTTCGAGGATTCCTACTTTGAGAATGAATCGGAGTGGAGTTATGTTATGGCTGCAGTAGAGGGAAGCTCGTATTACAAGCTACCTAAGCTGCTGCAATGGATCACAGGGAACATCGGTTTCCACCATGTCCATCATTTAAGTCCGAAGGTACCCAACTATAATTTAGAAAAAGCTCATAACGCTACACCGCCACTGCAAAAAGCGACGACCATAACGCTTAGTTCAAGCCTGAAGGCTCTACATTTCCGTCTATGGGATGAGGAGAATAAGTGCTTCATCGGCTTTAAAGAGGTAAAGTCGAGACTAAGCAAACCGAAGGTAGCGGGAGAAGTCTTACAAGTTCATAAGACTAGACTCCAGGGAGAATAA
- a CDS encoding sugar ABC transporter permease has protein sequence MAQPVISSPHAESKRPFLTEQRRSRITAYTFISPFFILFSIFGLYPIFFTIYLSFFKWDALNPMKFVGMKNYELVTSDPTFWISFSNTLIMGLLGTVPQIILALLIAILLNSGMTRFKKTFRILFFMPNITSIVAVTLVFSTLFGNNGMINWMLNGLGLESVAFNSGWWGVKIAISSMVMWRWTGYNAIIFLSGLQSIPTDLYEAARIDGANRRQQLTFITLPLLKPFIVFVTLLSTIGALQLFTEPYVFLGQSGTGSTRQEGITMVTYLYSEAFRNGFFGTAAATAVLLFVVTIIFSVLNMLVSSRMGGDTGGGKA, from the coding sequence ATGGCACAACCTGTTATTTCGAGTCCGCATGCCGAGAGCAAGCGCCCCTTTTTAACTGAACAAAGAAGGAGCCGCATCACTGCGTATACATTTATCTCTCCTTTTTTTATTCTGTTCTCGATATTTGGACTATATCCGATCTTCTTTACGATCTATCTCTCCTTCTTTAAATGGGATGCCTTGAACCCTATGAAATTCGTAGGAATGAAGAATTATGAGCTGGTCACAAGCGATCCTACCTTCTGGATTTCTTTTAGCAACACTTTAATTATGGGACTGCTCGGAACGGTTCCACAGATTATTTTGGCGCTTTTGATTGCTATTTTGTTGAATTCCGGGATGACGCGTTTCAAGAAAACGTTCCGTATTCTCTTTTTTATGCCAAATATTACGTCCATTGTTGCGGTTACTCTGGTGTTTAGTACGCTGTTTGGGAACAACGGGATGATTAATTGGATGCTTAACGGTTTAGGGCTCGAAAGTGTGGCTTTCAACTCTGGCTGGTGGGGAGTCAAAATCGCAATATCATCCATGGTAATGTGGCGCTGGACAGGATATAATGCCATTATTTTTCTATCAGGACTTCAAAGTATTCCGACAGATTTATATGAAGCGGCACGAATTGATGGTGCGAACAGAAGACAACAATTAACATTCATTACATTGCCATTACTGAAACCATTCATCGTATTCGTCACCTTGCTCTCAACCATAGGTGCCCTGCAGCTGTTCACTGAGCCTTATGTATTCTTAGGACAATCAGGAACGGGATCTACACGTCAGGAAGGAATCACTATGGTTACTTATTTATACAGCGAGGCATTCCGCAATGGATTCTTCGGTACGGCAGCGGCTACGGCAGTTCTACTATTCGTGGTTACGATTATATTCTCTGTCCTTAATATGCTGGTCTCAAGCCGCATGGGTGGAGATACAGGAGGGGGTAAAGCGTGA
- a CDS encoding TIGR00730 family Rossman fold protein: MAFTICVFAGSNPGLNSEYTEMARELGYHIAAQGCRLVYGGSRNGLMGQVADGVLANGGEVVGIMPVDLFKDEIRHSGLTNLIEVSSMHERKAVMSGMADAFIALPGGLGTFDELFEILCWMQIGIHQKPIGLLNIRSYFNPLLAMITHSVSEGFAPKNALDMLHMNSDPEYLLELMRGRVDQSNEGNGNARFPSQR, from the coding sequence ATGGCTTTTACAATTTGTGTGTTCGCCGGATCGAATCCAGGTCTTAACTCAGAATATACGGAAATGGCTAGAGAACTGGGCTATCATATAGCTGCACAAGGCTGTAGACTGGTTTATGGAGGCTCAAGAAATGGTCTCATGGGACAGGTGGCGGACGGAGTGCTGGCAAATGGTGGAGAAGTCGTTGGGATCATGCCAGTGGATCTTTTTAAGGATGAAATTAGGCATTCCGGGCTAACGAATCTGATTGAGGTTTCTAGTATGCATGAACGTAAGGCAGTTATGAGCGGGATGGCGGATGCGTTTATTGCCCTGCCGGGTGGGCTTGGCACCTTTGATGAGTTGTTTGAAATTCTATGCTGGATGCAGATTGGTATTCATCAGAAGCCCATAGGGCTGCTGAATATAAGAAGTTATTTTAATCCGTTGCTAGCCATGATCACTCATAGTGTAAGTGAAGGGTTTGCTCCAAAAAATGCGCTGGATATGTTACATATGAACTCTGATCCCGAATATTTACTTGAACTGATGAGAGGTCGAGTCGATCAAAGTAATGAAGGTAATGGGAACGCTAGATTTCCATCACAACGCTAA
- a CDS encoding response regulator, producing the protein MDEIQQKYKVLLVDDEPIILRSLKVAIPWDDLQMEIVGEARNGELALRLIEEATPHIIISDIRMPVIDGITLMKEVLPKNAKLLFIFISGYGEFEYAREALRQGAFDYLLKPIDHDELIEMINRAKTRLDEQKENDQLMHSVQMLSMLARERMFAEITLGNARPLEHLKWLENSELEGGYFMAVVQLDDYSILTGQWSVEEKRLWLFAIRNIVEEWSLEHGVLTVFPFHNGEWVLLFPGSLSASRRELGEHLITGIKKYSKLSCSVGISRCTQGIDQLSAVYPLAAKALYQRFYSGLAGVFMDEETTFEGNKEVKYPKELETLLIESIRTLDRSRMSTLFDEMARYIETQVIPKEVAERLLVEMVVVLYRHFEHLNMHSDWSLHGLLSKLHNLGTLSEMMSALKEEFGERLDQGLKPVNREDARSTIEKTKRYIESNYHKDLSIEEVSELADLSVSHFCTLFKQITGYTFLEYVTHCRMEKAKYILQSSNVKVYQIAPLVGYQDPRYFTQVFKKASGLTPTEFREEHARKAN; encoded by the coding sequence ATGGATGAGATACAACAGAAATATAAAGTTTTGCTCGTAGATGATGAGCCAATCATTCTTCGTAGTCTAAAGGTAGCTATTCCATGGGATGATCTTCAGATGGAGATTGTGGGAGAGGCTAGAAATGGAGAGCTTGCCCTCCGCTTAATAGAAGAGGCTACGCCACATATCATTATCAGCGATATCCGTATGCCTGTGATTGATGGAATCACTTTAATGAAGGAAGTATTACCAAAGAACGCCAAGCTCTTATTTATCTTTATAAGTGGCTATGGTGAGTTCGAATATGCAAGAGAAGCATTGCGTCAAGGAGCCTTTGATTATTTACTGAAACCCATCGACCATGACGAACTGATTGAAATGATAAACCGAGCGAAAACAAGGCTGGATGAGCAGAAAGAAAACGATCAATTGATGCATTCCGTACAGATGCTGTCGATGCTCGCTCGTGAACGGATGTTTGCTGAAATCACTTTGGGAAATGCTAGGCCGCTTGAGCACCTGAAATGGCTGGAGAACAGTGAACTTGAAGGTGGATATTTCATGGCTGTAGTCCAATTGGATGATTATTCTATTCTGACCGGGCAGTGGAGTGTGGAAGAAAAACGACTGTGGTTATTTGCGATCCGCAACATTGTTGAAGAGTGGTCACTGGAGCATGGAGTGCTTACAGTCTTCCCTTTTCATAACGGGGAATGGGTATTGCTCTTTCCAGGATCTTTAAGCGCTAGCAGAAGAGAACTCGGCGAACATTTGATTACAGGGATCAAAAAATACTCCAAGCTGAGTTGCTCTGTAGGTATCAGCCGCTGTACACAAGGTATCGATCAATTAAGTGCGGTTTATCCTTTGGCTGCTAAGGCTTTGTATCAACGTTTCTATTCTGGTCTTGCCGGGGTGTTTATGGATGAGGAAACAACATTCGAGGGCAATAAAGAAGTGAAATATCCCAAAGAGCTAGAGACCTTGCTGATTGAGAGCATCCGTACCTTAGATAGGAGCCGAATGTCGACTTTGTTCGATGAGATGGCGCGATATATTGAAACACAAGTTATTCCTAAGGAGGTTGCTGAACGCCTACTTGTGGAGATGGTTGTCGTGTTGTACAGACATTTTGAACATTTGAATATGCATTCGGATTGGTCTTTGCATGGATTGCTAAGTAAGCTACACAATCTGGGTACCTTGAGTGAAATGATGTCTGCGTTGAAGGAAGAGTTTGGGGAGCGATTGGATCAAGGACTTAAACCTGTGAATCGTGAGGACGCACGTAGCACCATCGAGAAGACGAAACGTTATATTGAGAGTAACTACCATAAAGACTTAAGTATTGAAGAAGTATCGGAGCTTGCGGATCTTAGTGTTAGTCATTTTTGTACTTTATTTAAACAAATAACAGGCTATACCTTCTTGGAGTATGTTACTCATTGTCGAATGGAGAAGGCGAAGTATATATTGCAGAGCAGTAACGTAAAGGTGTATCAGATCGCTCCGCTTGTTGGTTATCAGGACCCACGATATTTTACTCAGGTCTTTAAGAAAGCTAGTGGTCTGACACCTACGGAATTCCGAGAAGAGCATGCGAGGAAAGCCAATTAA
- a CDS encoding carbohydrate ABC transporter permease: MSTLRLLKKDPDDLGIFGKIGFYLILILGALVSIFPFYWMFVVGTNDRGAVFHVPPLLTVGNQFFENFQRVLDKTDFFQALGNSLFVSSMVTISVVFFCTLAGYAFAKYEFPFKNILFYFVIATLFVPQQLGVLPTYVIMAKLHWIDSFKALIVPAMVNAFGIFWMRQYISTAVHTELIEAGRIDGGGHFRIFWNIAIPVITPAMATLGILNFMTVWNDFFWPLVVLKNQENFTIQIALQQLFSNRDGLDYGMIMSATFTATLPLLIVFLLFSRWVIAGLTSGAIKS; encoded by the coding sequence GTGAGTACACTGCGTCTATTAAAAAAAGATCCGGATGATCTTGGGATTTTCGGCAAAATAGGATTTTATCTCATTCTGATTCTTGGTGCGCTCGTGTCCATCTTTCCTTTTTACTGGATGTTTGTGGTTGGCACAAATGACAGAGGCGCAGTATTCCATGTACCGCCTTTGCTTACGGTTGGGAACCAGTTCTTTGAGAATTTCCAGCGGGTACTAGATAAAACGGATTTCTTTCAAGCCCTAGGAAATTCATTATTCGTCTCGTCCATGGTAACAATATCGGTCGTATTTTTCTGTACACTGGCTGGTTACGCTTTTGCTAAATATGAGTTTCCGTTTAAAAATATTCTATTCTACTTTGTCATTGCTACATTATTTGTGCCCCAGCAGCTTGGTGTGTTACCTACTTATGTAATTATGGCCAAGCTCCACTGGATCGACTCTTTCAAGGCGCTGATTGTTCCGGCTATGGTTAATGCCTTCGGGATCTTTTGGATGCGGCAGTATATTTCCACAGCTGTACATACGGAACTGATCGAAGCTGGACGGATCGATGGTGGGGGACATTTCCGAATCTTCTGGAACATCGCAATTCCAGTCATCACTCCAGCTATGGCGACTCTAGGTATACTGAACTTTATGACCGTATGGAATGATTTCTTCTGGCCTTTGGTCGTGTTGAAGAATCAAGAGAATTTCACAATACAAATTGCGCTCCAGCAGTTATTCTCCAATCGAGATGGTTTGGATTATGGAATGATAATGTCAGCTACGTTCACGGCGACCTTGCCACTGCTGATTGTATTTCTGTTATTTAGCCGTTGGGTGATTGCGGGTCTTACTTCAGGAGCTATTAAGAGCTGA
- a CDS encoding extracellular solute-binding protein, whose protein sequence is MKWVIKWGWMWLYLVLISGAVLFITLGDQEPIEDNSPEKITLTFRHFWIKEHDRPLLAIFEEVVDKYQISHPNVKVNFEGLDQTIHREQKLKSEMVTGTPPDMFVLFGGAEIEPYVRSKRLIDLTDFVLENGLNNQFKDLHLWTFDNHIYGLPIEGNAEPLYFNKTLFNKLGLEAPTTLQELDDAILRLKAGGYIPFALGNEDRWPAGIFAHYLMDRYAGPELFQKLITGADQASFQNESYLKAFEHLDQWIKEGAFSTQSNDLSTENAVGLFTGGKAAMYLNGNWDINLFSGAAAPTDFQNEVGVIPFPALKQGEEPSIAGGYTIGIGLSSELNGTKREAALDLLKAFYTQEVQTRIVYEGLRIPSMRIAFDPEKTGPVFAQVMEMMEVNRNSFVPYDNVLSPEVKKMFLSVIEKMINGEMSANHALKQVQASSMEYWNLIQSSSVQ, encoded by the coding sequence ATGAAGTGGGTAATAAAGTGGGGCTGGATGTGGTTATATTTAGTGCTGATATCTGGTGCTGTATTATTCATTACTTTAGGTGATCAGGAACCGATTGAAGATAATTCGCCAGAAAAAATAACACTGACTTTCCGTCATTTTTGGATTAAAGAGCATGATCGGCCACTGCTAGCCATCTTTGAAGAGGTCGTGGACAAATACCAAATTTCGCATCCGAATGTGAAAGTTAATTTTGAAGGACTTGACCAGACGATACACCGCGAACAAAAGCTGAAAAGCGAGATGGTTACTGGCACCCCACCAGATATGTTCGTTCTGTTCGGTGGCGCAGAGATTGAGCCTTATGTACGTTCTAAACGTCTGATTGATCTGACTGATTTTGTCCTTGAGAACGGCCTAAACAACCAATTTAAGGACCTGCATCTCTGGACCTTTGACAACCATATTTATGGTTTGCCTATCGAAGGGAATGCTGAACCGCTGTATTTTAATAAGACGCTATTTAACAAGCTTGGTCTCGAGGCGCCTACAACGCTTCAAGAACTCGATGATGCCATACTGAGGCTCAAGGCTGGAGGATACATTCCATTTGCGCTCGGGAACGAGGACCGCTGGCCCGCGGGGATCTTTGCACATTATTTAATGGATCGTTATGCTGGACCCGAACTGTTCCAGAAGCTAATCACTGGTGCAGATCAAGCTAGCTTTCAAAATGAGTCCTATTTAAAGGCTTTTGAGCATTTAGATCAATGGATTAAAGAAGGAGCCTTTAGCACCCAATCCAATGATTTGTCAACTGAAAATGCAGTAGGTTTGTTTACAGGTGGCAAAGCTGCAATGTATTTAAACGGGAACTGGGATATTAATCTATTTTCAGGGGCTGCGGCTCCAACTGATTTTCAGAATGAGGTAGGCGTTATTCCATTTCCTGCTTTGAAGCAGGGGGAGGAGCCCTCGATTGCGGGTGGATACACCATTGGCATTGGTCTATCCTCCGAGCTAAATGGGACCAAACGGGAAGCTGCTTTGGATCTTTTGAAGGCTTTTTACACACAGGAGGTCCAGACTCGAATTGTATATGAAGGACTGAGAATTCCATCGATGCGTATTGCCTTTGATCCGGAGAAGACGGGTCCGGTATTCGCGCAAGTGATGGAAATGATGGAGGTTAATCGCAATAGCTTTGTGCCATACGATAACGTATTGTCACCCGAAGTTAAAAAAATGTTCCTTAGTGTTATCGAAAAAATGATTAACGGAGAAATGTCTGCGAATCACGCATTAAAGCAAGTGCAGGCATCATCGATGGAATACTGGAATCTGATCCAAAGCTCAAGTGTTCAATAA
- a CDS encoding sensor histidine kinase yields the protein MKLRRKILFAIILLVFIPVILMGIVTYVNFSNAMEKKSSNFYWISLLETDRKLKFALSEISSITNSAITQPVIQQSLKQTSFVLTYDRKQELNNLLINHPMITSFSLFSKDRLLYQYNAPMSFEDMKKQSWFNAMESAEGRPVWSGPGENGSALSGNPVLVQARVIKDYYSLENIGYLVVTVKPDLLDQIFWEAATLKKGDILLVNKLGNVVFNKSGEHIGQRTDFPFLQNDYAKEQNYYIDNYQGEKSLITFLPSHNKDWYLAAITPMNLISSESISIRNIAIILGTVSLLSAILFDRYFVRRLVLSINSAVNGMKRVKQGIFTPITTRYRADDESDLLIDGFNRMSTQINELIVQVQTEQGRKKEAEMQALMAQINPHFIYNSLESINSMAVLQGNKDISKMVISLGKLLRISISQNQELIPLRMEFEHVRHYLDIQKFRFEDKFSYIINLPEGLKTFMTQKLIVQPIVENALYHAIEQMEDPGIIEITAYEMGADMIIIVKDNGPGFDLAKMMNLWDNEGIAQKKYSDSGVGLKNVHERLNIRFGSPYGLLVCSSPGFGSTIRIRIPKILP from the coding sequence ATGAAGCTCCGCCGAAAAATCTTGTTCGCTATTATTCTTCTCGTCTTTATTCCAGTGATTCTGATGGGGATTGTTACATACGTTAACTTCTCTAATGCTATGGAGAAAAAATCTAGTAACTTCTACTGGATTTCACTGCTTGAAACAGACCGTAAGCTCAAATTCGCACTTAGTGAAATCTCCTCGATCACGAATTCAGCGATCACACAACCGGTTATTCAACAATCCCTCAAGCAGACGAGCTTTGTGCTCACCTATGATCGAAAGCAGGAACTCAACAATTTACTCATTAATCATCCGATGATTACTTCATTTAGTTTATTTAGTAAAGATAGGCTGCTGTATCAATACAATGCACCTATGTCCTTTGAGGATATGAAGAAGCAGAGTTGGTTTAACGCGATGGAAAGCGCTGAGGGGCGCCCTGTTTGGTCTGGACCCGGTGAGAACGGTTCGGCGTTATCCGGCAATCCGGTCCTCGTGCAAGCAAGAGTGATCAAAGATTATTATTCACTCGAAAATATTGGATATCTGGTTGTTACCGTTAAGCCTGATTTACTGGATCAGATTTTCTGGGAGGCGGCAACGCTGAAGAAGGGAGATATTCTGCTAGTCAATAAGCTAGGGAATGTCGTTTTTAACAAATCCGGTGAACATATTGGGCAGCGCACCGATTTCCCTTTTTTACAAAATGATTATGCTAAGGAACAAAACTATTACATCGACAACTATCAGGGGGAAAAATCGCTTATAACCTTCCTTCCTTCTCATAATAAAGACTGGTATTTGGCAGCGATTACACCCATGAATCTAATCTCCTCTGAATCTATATCTATCCGTAATATTGCGATTATTTTAGGCACGGTCTCATTGCTATCCGCCATATTGTTTGATCGATATTTCGTTAGAAGGCTCGTTCTTAGCATTAACAGCGCCGTCAACGGGATGAAGAGGGTGAAACAAGGGATTTTCACACCTATAACAACACGTTATCGTGCCGATGATGAAAGTGATTTGTTGATTGATGGATTTAACCGGATGAGCACGCAGATCAACGAGCTGATTGTGCAGGTACAAACTGAGCAAGGGCGGAAGAAGGAAGCAGAAATGCAGGCGCTAATGGCGCAGATTAATCCCCATTTTATTTATAATTCACTCGAATCGATTAATTCTATGGCCGTGCTGCAGGGCAATAAAGATATAAGTAAGATGGTCATTTCACTCGGCAAGCTGCTCCGAATAAGTATTAGTCAGAATCAAGAGCTGATTCCGCTGCGAATGGAGTTTGAGCATGTTCGTCATTATCTGGATATTCAGAAGTTCCGTTTTGAAGATAAGTTCTCGTACATCATAAATCTTCCTGAGGGTCTCAAAACGTTCATGACACAGAAGCTGATCGTTCAGCCGATTGTAGAGAATGCGTTGTACCATGCGATTGAGCAAATGGAGGACCCTGGTATCATTGAAATCACAGCCTATGAAATGGGCGCGGATATGATCATTATCGTAAAAGATAACGGTCCGGGCTTTGATCTAGCCAAGATGATGAATCTTTGGGACAACGAGGGAATCGCTCAGAAGAAATACAGTGACAGCGGAGTAGGGCTTAAAAATGTACATGAACGTTTGAATATCCGATTCGGTAGTCCATACGGCTTACTTGTGTGTTCATCCCCTGGATTTGGTTCAACGATTCGAATCCGAATACCAAAAATACTGCCATAA
- a CDS encoding tetratricopeptide repeat protein, with translation MLKFIGVLLLFRLVGNPFLAIFILLLILYFLDRRYVGIFPSITKPFKRMRQISKLRTTISLNPNDVSSKFDLARSLAERKKYREAKDLLLQIEDRYEQSAEYWVELGHVNLKLGALEEGEAQMLHGLEINRKARYGQPYLWLAETFRHTNHDKALHYVTQYQEIQSSSSEAYYLAGSMYKALGRSEDAKRAFEESTAVYRSLPKYKKRQERGWALRSFFAKLK, from the coding sequence ATGCTTAAATTTATAGGTGTTTTACTGCTCTTCAGATTAGTGGGTAACCCTTTTCTGGCTATATTCATCCTGCTTTTAATCTTGTATTTCTTGGATCGGCGATATGTGGGCATCTTCCCCAGCATTACAAAGCCCTTCAAAAGAATGCGTCAAATTTCCAAGCTACGTACAACCATTTCTTTGAACCCTAATGATGTCTCATCCAAATTTGATTTAGCGCGGAGTTTGGCAGAACGTAAAAAATACAGAGAAGCGAAGGATCTCCTACTCCAAATCGAGGATCGCTATGAACAATCTGCTGAGTATTGGGTAGAGCTCGGACATGTGAATCTTAAGCTAGGCGCTTTGGAGGAAGGCGAGGCACAAATGCTTCATGGTCTGGAGATCAACCGTAAGGCTCGATATGGACAGCCGTATCTTTGGTTAGCGGAAACTTTCCGCCATACGAATCATGATAAAGCATTACATTACGTTACTCAGTATCAAGAAATACAGTCTTCTTCTTCTGAGGCGTATTATCTAGCTGGCTCGATGTATAAAGCGCTTGGTAGATCAGAGGATGCAAAACGAGCTTTCGAAGAGTCCACCGCTGTTTATCGTTCACTACCGAAATATAAAAAACGGCAGGAACGCGGATGGGCGTTGCGCAGCTTTTTCGCCAAGCTGAAATAA